One window from the genome of Choloepus didactylus isolate mChoDid1 chromosome 2, mChoDid1.pri, whole genome shotgun sequence encodes:
- the RBBP4 gene encoding histone-binding protein RBBP4, translated as MADKEAAFDDAVEERVINEEYKIWKKNTPFLYDLVMTHALEWPSLTAQWLPDVTRPEGKDFSIHRLVLGTHTSDEQNHLVIASVQLPNDDAQFDASHYDSEKGEFGGFGSVSGKIEIEIKINHEGEVNRARYMPQNPCIIATKTPSSDVLVFDYTKHPSKPDPSGECNPDLRLRGHQKEGYGLSWNPNLSGHLLSASDDHTICLWDISAVPKEGKVVDAKTIFTGHTAVVEDVSWHLLHESLFGSVADDQKLMIWDTRSNNTSKPSHSVDAHTAEVNCLSFNPYSEFILATGSADKTVALWDLRNLKLKLHSFESHKDEIFQVQWSPHNETILASSGTDRRLNVWDLSKIGEEQSPEDAEDGPPELLFIHGGHTAKISDFSWNPNEPWVICSVSEDNIMQVWQMAENIYNDEDPEGSVDPEGQGS; from the exons ATGGCCGACAAGGAAG CAGCCTTTGATGACGCAGTGGAAGAACGTGTGATCAACGAGGAgtacaaaatatggaaaaagaacaCTCCTTTTCTTTATGATTTGGTCATGACCCATGCTCTGGAGTGGCCCAGCCTCACTGCACAGTGGCTTCCAGATGTAACCAG ACCAGAAGGAAAAGATTTCAGCATTCATCGACTTGTCCTGGGGACACACACTTCAGATGAACAAAACCACCTTGTAATAGCCAGTGTGCAGCTCCCTAATGATGATGCTCAGTTTGATGCATCACACTACGACAGTGAGAAAGGAG AATTTGGAGGTTTTGGCTCAGTTAgtggaaaaattgaaatagaaatcAAGATCAACCATGAAGGAGAAGTGAACAGGGCCCGTTATATGCCCCAGAACCCTTGCATCATTGCAACAAAGACTCCATCCAGTGATGTTCTTGTTTTTGACTACACGAAACACCCTTCTAAACCAG ACCCTTCTGGAGAGTGCAACCCAGACTTGCGTCTCCGTGGACATCAGAAAGAAGGCTATGGGCTTTCTTGGAACCCAAATCTCAGCGGGCACTTACTTAGTGCTTCAGATGACCAT ACCATCTGCTTATGGGACATCAGTGCCGTTCCAAAGGAAGGAAAAGTGGTAGATGCGAAGACCATCTTTACAGGGCACACAGCTGTAGTAGAGGATGTTTCCTGGCATCTACTCCATGAGTCTCTGTTTGGGTCAGTTGCTGATGATCAGAAGCTTATGAT ctgGGATACTCGTTCAAACAATACTTCCAAACCAAGCCACTCAGTTGATGCTCACACTGCTGAAGTGAACTGCCTCTCTTTCAATCCTTACAGTGAGTTCATTCTTGCCACAGGATCAGCTGACAAG ACTGTTGCCTTGTGGGATCTGAGAAATCTGAAACTCAAGTTGCATTCCTTTGAATCACATAAGGATGAAATATTCCAG GTTCAGTGGTCACCACACAATGAAACTATTTTGGCTTCCAGTGGCACGGATCGTAGACTGAATGTCTGGGATTTAAG TAAAATTGGAGAGGAACAATCGCCAGAAGATGCAGAAGATGGGCCACCAGAGTTGTTG TTTATTCATGGTGGTCACACTGCCAAGATATCTGATTTCTCCTGGAATCCCAATGAACCTTGGGTGATTTGTTCTGTATCAGAAGACAATATCATGCAAGTGTGGCAGATG